From Niallia sp. Man26:
GAATGCTTAGACGGATCTAATTGTTTTAGTTGTTCAATTATATTTTGTACATATTTTTTATTGGAAACGCTCCAATCACTGCTGTCCACATTCCAATCCCAGATGACAAATTTATTCTCTTTTAAAACGTCTCTAAAAGAATTTGTTAAATAAGGAATGCTTCCATACGGCGTGCGGATTAAGTTTGTTTTAACACCTGAGATGTCCTGTAATGTTTTTTGAGCTACTTGCATTTCATTTAAAGCTGACTCTGCTGATTGATAAAATTTATTTACATCATGGGTAACGCCATGTAAACCAACTCCATGTCCGTCCTTAACCGTTCGACTAACCGCTTTCGGATAAGTCTTCATAGCAGGTTCTAACATAAAGAATGTTGCTTTTACATTATACTTGTCAAGGGTATCTAAAATCTCAAAAGTAGAAGAAGTCGGACCATCATCGAAGGTTAAATAAACTACTTTTTCATTCGCCTTAACTTCTGTTGCTTTTTCAGTATCTTTTGTTTCCTCTGGTTTTTCGGTGTCTTTTGTTTCTGTTGTTTTTTCAGCGTCTTTTGTTTCTTCTGGTTTTTCTTCAGCCTTTTCTTCTGTTGCTTTTTCAGCGTCTTTTGTTTCCACTGATTTTTCATCAGCCTTTTCTTCTGTTGCTTTTTCAGCGTCTTTCGTTTCTACTGGTTTTTCATCAGGTTTTTCTTCGATTGTTTTTTCAGCTTCTTTCGTTTCCGTTTCTTTCTCAACGTCTTGCGTTTCAGTTGGTTTTTCACTGTCTTTGTTTTCATCTGTTTGTACTTCTTCGTGTTTATCTATTTCATTGTCTTCAGCCATTTGTCGGGGCGTAGAGTCACTTGATAAAGTTCTATTTTTTTCCGTAACAACTAACAAAATTAATATTGACAACATACAAAAAACGATAATCCCTATTCTTTTCATCTTCCTGTCCTTCACTTTCTACTTTAACATTATGTAAATTAATATATTGAGAGTTTTTTGTACGAATAAGCACAAAAAGGCCAAACAACTCTAATAAAGCAATTGTTTGACCTTCTTTTTATATTAAAAGATAGAAGTAAAAACAAACACCTAATTCTTTATTATAAACACCATGCTGGTTCATACAGTATTGTATTTTTAGATTTATATTCTTTTGAAAGCTTCATCCAAACAAATTAATTACATTCCTCCCATCTATTCCTTAACGTTTCATTTTAACGCATTTTTATTTCACATTTTTTTCCTTAACAAACATCTCTTAATTTAACATAAAAACTGTATTAAAAGATTAATTAACTTACACTATTTGGAATAACAGAACTATAGTCCCTATACATCCATATTTAGGCAATATCAACTCCATACTAAATTTCCTATAATACGCTTCTTTTTTAGGAGTATTCTTTATAAAGTCCTTAGTATTTAAGACCTTTACGAATTTTTTCAAGTGCTGCTCTCTAGAGTAGCGTTATGTTAACTATTTTCTCT
This genomic window contains:
- a CDS encoding polysaccharide deacetylase family protein — encoded protein: MKRIGIIVFCMLSILILLVVTEKNRTLSSDSTPRQMAEDNEIDKHEEVQTDENKDSEKPTETQDVEKETETKEAEKTIEEKPDEKPVETKDAEKATEEKADEKSVETKDAEKATEEKAEEKPEETKDAEKTTETKDTEKPEETKDTEKATEVKANEKVVYLTFDDGPTSSTFEILDTLDKYNVKATFFMLEPAMKTYPKAVSRTVKDGHGVGLHGVTHDVNKFYQSAESALNEMQVAQKTLQDISGVKTNLIRTPYGSIPYLTNSFRDVLKENKFVIWDWNVDSSDWSVSNKKYVQNIIEQLKQLDPSKHSPIILMHDRSGTASELPTLLNYLKDNNYQAEIIDEKLEPYSFECHDRCYPITQAQ